In Halosimplex halophilum, the genomic stretch ACAGGCTTCGTCGATGTCGTCGGTCATCTTCACCCAGTCGATGACGTCGGCGTCACCGATGGTGAGTTCGGGCAGCGACGGGTCGAGATCGATATCCGACAGGTCGCCGGCCTGGGCTTCGAGTCCCTCGCGGACGGCGTCGTCCGGGGCGCTCATCATCCCACAGTCGGTGTGGTTGACGACGATGATCTCGTCGGTGTCGAAGAAGTTCGTCGTCAGCGCGGCCGAGCGGATGACGTCGTCGGTGACCTTCCCGCCGGCGTTGCGATAGATCTGGGCGTCGCCGAGTTCGAGTCCGAGTACCTCTTCGACCGGGATCCGTTCGTCCATGCAGGCGACGACGAGGAGGTTCTCGTTCGTCGGGATCCCCTCGCGACGGCGGCGAGCCCAGTCGGAGCGCTCCGCGACTGTCTCGTCGACGTGTTCGTGGTGGTTGTGGTTGTCTGCCATCCCTGGACAGAAGGGGCGAGGCGGCAGGAATGTTTGGGTCCGACACGGCCTTGCCGCTGGTCCGGATCGTCAGTGACCGGACGGACCCGCTGCGGACGCGACCCGCGGCGACTCGCGCGGAACCCATATCCCCGTTGAGAGACTACGATGGGTGATGGACGATTCGCCCGCGGCACGGACCCAGCCCCGCATCCACACGGCACCGCGAACGGACGTTTCGCAGGACCAGGGCACGTTCCGGATCCACCTCAACTTCCCCGGCCGCGCGGTCCCCGACCACGACGACCACGGCTACGGCCCGCTCGCGACCGTCGTCGAGTCGTTCATGGACCCCGGGACGCTCATCCGGATGCACCAGCATCGCAACGAGGAGATCGTCTCCTGGGTGCCCGAGGGCGTGA encodes the following:
- a CDS encoding beta-class carbonic anhydrase; translation: MADNHNHHEHVDETVAERSDWARRRREGIPTNENLLVVACMDERIPVEEVLGLELGDAQIYRNAGGKVTDDVIRSAALTTNFFDTDEIIVVNHTDCGMMSAPDDAVREGLEAQAGDLSDIDLDPSLPELTIGDADVIDWVKMTDDIDEACAAQVEYLRQSDLIPEEVTVSGYVYEVESGELRVPGDRIAGEISERQT